The stretch of DNA GGCGGAATCAACTCATTTAGTGAGAGCTTGGTAGAATTAACGAGCTCCATACTCCCTTTCGCAAAAACAAGAACAAACAAATATGAACTTCATTCTCAATTTACAGACGATTATGCCCGAATCCTCGCGGGAACTCAATCGATTCGTCTAAGAGCATAGATTTTTTGGAGTTTACGTTTAAGATTGTTATCTTATTCACAACATCTTTGATAGTTTTCTCCGAAGTGAAACTTCCCGGATTGCACTGCAATAATACTGCTAATCGTAAACGTAAACGTTTGCATCCGATAGCGAACCAACACCTTGGTATCAAAAATTGATACCACCATTCATAAAGGTTCGTTATCGCATCGGTACCCGAGGACCCATTGTGATAAACTATACCAAGCCTCAACCCCCCAGCGAGGACAAACGCTGGAAAATCGTCCAAGCAGAAATGCGCAAATTCGGCAATTCGCATTACGCTTTGATCCAAGCGCTCCACGCTGTACAGGACGCGTTTGGTTTTCTCGACAACGACGCCTTAGCATTCGTTGCAGCCTCGTTGCGGGTCCCGCTCAGCCGGGTTTATGGCGTAGCCACCTTCTACCATTACTTCACTTTGAAGCCGGCGGGGAAACATACCTGTACGATTTGTACCGGTACCGCCTGCTACATCAAAGGGGTGCCCGAACTGTTGACCGCTTTGAAAGAGAAGTACAACGTCGGGTTGGGACAAACGACAGAGGACGGCGATTTGTCAGTGCTATCCGCCCGCTGCGTCGGAGCCTGCGGACTGGCGCCAGTCGCAGTTATCGACGGAGTTGCCGTCGGAAAACTCACTGCCGACAAATTGATCGCA from bacterium encodes:
- a CDS encoding NAD(P)H-dependent oxidoreductase subunit E — encoded protein: MVINYTKPQPPSEDKRWKIVQAEMRKFGNSHYALIQALHAVQDAFGFLDNDALAFVAASLRVPLSRVYGVATFYHYFTLKPAGKHTCTICTGTACYIKGVPELLTALKEKYNVGLGQTTEDGDLSVLSARCVGACGLAPVAVIDGVAVGKLTADKLIASLEEVIAK